From Acidothermus cellulolyticus 11B, a single genomic window includes:
- a CDS encoding ABC transporter ATP-binding protein, whose amino-acid sequence MTQTATSDRPPAVIVDHVTKDFKLYRERRTSLKERLTTRRPSRYELYRALNDVSLVVPAGSTYGLIGANGSGKSTLLKLMANIHRPTSGTITHNGRITALLELGAGFHPELSGRDNVYLNGSILGLSRKQVAAAMDDIIEFSGLRDFIDAPVKVYSSGMYVRLGFSVAVNLDPEILIIDEVIAVGDEEFQRRCFDHLAKLRRRGVTIIFVSHSMPLVQTLCDRVAWIDRGVLRAEGDPSEVVDAYLAVVNAAERERLAAQGEAAASGEAVRRGSREIVVSNVSFLDGNGEPTLAAVAGERLVVRVHYAAAQPVTAPVFGLAFHTEGGVLVSSPNTEYAGVRFGTLHGEGYVEYVLDHLPLTPGTYLVSASITDTSLLHVYDQRDRAFTLTVQPGHSLDRGGVVTLGGRWSVVGSTVGERVEAMS is encoded by the coding sequence ATGACGCAAACCGCTACGTCCGATCGTCCACCGGCGGTCATCGTCGACCACGTCACGAAGGATTTCAAGCTGTACCGGGAACGCCGGACCAGCCTCAAGGAGCGGCTGACGACTCGGCGGCCGAGCCGTTACGAGTTGTACCGCGCGCTTAACGACGTCAGTCTCGTCGTGCCTGCGGGATCGACGTACGGCCTGATCGGAGCCAACGGATCCGGCAAGAGCACGTTGCTGAAGTTGATGGCGAACATCCACCGCCCGACCAGCGGCACTATCACGCACAACGGCAGGATCACCGCGCTGCTGGAGCTGGGTGCGGGCTTTCACCCGGAACTTTCCGGCCGCGACAACGTCTACCTCAATGGGTCGATTCTGGGACTGAGCCGGAAGCAGGTGGCCGCGGCGATGGATGACATCATCGAGTTCAGCGGCCTCCGTGACTTCATTGACGCACCGGTCAAGGTCTATTCGTCCGGAATGTACGTGCGTCTCGGCTTCTCGGTCGCGGTCAACCTCGACCCGGAAATTCTCATCATCGATGAGGTCATTGCGGTGGGTGACGAGGAGTTTCAGCGCCGTTGCTTCGACCACCTGGCGAAGCTGCGCCGGCGCGGCGTCACCATCATTTTCGTCTCGCACAGCATGCCGCTCGTGCAGACGCTCTGCGATCGAGTGGCCTGGATCGACCGGGGAGTGCTGCGGGCCGAAGGGGATCCGAGCGAGGTCGTCGACGCGTACCTCGCGGTGGTGAACGCCGCCGAGCGGGAACGTCTCGCCGCGCAGGGGGAAGCCGCGGCGTCCGGTGAGGCCGTGCGGCGCGGCAGCCGGGAGATTGTCGTGAGCAACGTGAGTTTTCTCGACGGCAACGGGGAACCGACGCTCGCCGCCGTCGCCGGCGAGCGGCTCGTCGTCCGGGTGCACTACGCCGCCGCACAACCGGTCACCGCACCGGTCTTTGGCCTTGCCTTCCATACCGAAGGCGGCGTGCTCGTCAGCAGCCCGAATACCGAATATGCCGGCGTGCGATTCGGCACCCTGCACGGTGAGGGTTACGTCGAGTACGTGCTCGACCACCTTCCCCTCACCCCGGGGACGTATCTCGTCTCGGCATCCATCACGGACACGTCGTTGCTGCACGTGTACGACCAGCGCGACCGGGCGTTCACCTTGACCGTGCAACCTGGGCATTCCCTCGATCGCGGCGGGGTGGTGACCCTCGGTGGACGCTGGTCGGTTGTCGGATCAACGGTGGGCGAGCGGGTGGAGGCAATGTCGTGA
- a CDS encoding glycosyltransferase, producing the protein MKVNLGCRGGYFDGWTNVDADAGVRADIHLDPLDFLRRYADDIDTLYVGALLEQHPVEYALSLLRLANDRLCPGTVVVAVTHDVKAILRAAVTGALTAAESAAADVSRYVEQPENVSYYDTHSLAALFHRAGFADVTPIGDLDAELSALGVGPVDARWRCAVRGVAVGRRYRSVDAIVEAVTEDTAGETAREAAEPAAEETAGVSRAGVSRAAGGADAGRPLRPEVLTEAHSALREVQKLRSALIREHERRVLAEQYLEELTERTGEDTARRDEPVERVPEVGGREPDTAAAENAAALTWRERAKRFAKTVLPPGSRGRIAALGALHLYREGRTVLRSLRQVAAEAGFARPPSYSRWYRYHDATPHHLRLQRRASERATMPPTFLVCVLADTADRQPIATTIASIRSQSWQHAKLVICAAEPIARALQGVFSDVDVIGAPTVADAVMRAVDGSDRDFVLLPDAGDVLAADCLYRVAQAAWRNPLLDLTYWDDDQLGADGRRHDPLFRPSWSPEMLFSVNYLAQSFAVRRRRIRAIGSLHGDSAEVMRWDLLLRGNFTGEQVERLAHVLGHVRRRVFGVTEAGRQVVQAELARRGLPAAAELDAHGVRLRWQLPEWPTVSIIIPTRHNRRLLSTVLDGLRATDYPSFEVRIVDNGGYSTENEAWYAEQLRGLDAHVTWWTEEPFNYSRVNNAGAADARGDVLVFLNDDIELTDPSWLRELVGWTSVSDIGLVGLQLLDGNGRIQHGGVILGLGGFADHLFQGMAPGTMTMFGHTGWYRNLLSVTGACVAVRREVFRTIGGFDERFILCGSDVALGLDLVEAGYRNICSPYGGVRHLESATRGTDIPRQDFFTSYWRYNTWLFGGDPYFSPNLSLYSREPRLRNPFDPPILKRVSAVLGRELRVFRQKSDASEAAGLAAVSRADDVDVAAVRSLHERNQGHIDVRTINWYIPEIDSPFYGGINTAFRMADYLARRHGVQNRFVVWAKPAEEFMRSALAAAFPTLADSEIVFFDAVDSGAAEQIPPADVAIATLWLTAYAVLHARNVRRKFYLVQDFEPMFYPAGTLYAVAEETYRFGLYGLCNTDNLRRMYVEEYGGKAMAFTPAVDPAVFHAVGRSWRSEDDPVTVFVYARPGHWRNCWEVASLALRELKNRLGDRVRIVTAGSWAIDPAAADSMQQLGLLSYKGTGNLYRTCDVGLALTVSKHPSYLPLELMACGVPVVAFDNPWGYWILRDGENALLARRTVDGLADALERLCTDHLLREKLAQNALATIAEGYTNWDHAFRDIYRYLCDPEAGSA; encoded by the coding sequence GTGAAGGTCAACCTCGGGTGCCGCGGCGGCTATTTCGACGGTTGGACCAACGTGGATGCGGACGCCGGAGTCCGCGCGGACATTCATCTCGATCCGCTCGATTTTCTCCGCCGGTACGCCGACGACATTGACACGTTGTACGTCGGTGCGCTGCTGGAGCAGCATCCGGTCGAGTACGCCTTGTCGTTGCTGCGCCTCGCCAATGACCGGCTGTGTCCCGGCACGGTCGTCGTGGCGGTGACGCACGACGTCAAGGCGATTTTGCGCGCCGCCGTCACCGGCGCCCTGACTGCCGCAGAATCGGCGGCTGCGGATGTGTCCCGGTATGTGGAGCAACCGGAGAACGTGTCGTACTACGACACACACTCGCTCGCGGCCCTGTTCCACCGCGCCGGTTTTGCCGATGTGACGCCGATTGGCGACCTGGACGCCGAACTGTCTGCGCTCGGCGTCGGTCCGGTCGATGCCCGGTGGCGCTGCGCGGTGCGCGGTGTCGCGGTAGGCCGGCGCTATCGCAGCGTCGATGCCATTGTCGAAGCCGTTACCGAGGACACCGCCGGTGAAACCGCCAGGGAAGCGGCTGAGCCGGCAGCCGAGGAAACGGCTGGTGTTTCCCGGGCTGGTGTGTCCCGGGCGGCAGGCGGTGCTGACGCGGGCAGACCGCTGCGGCCTGAGGTGCTCACCGAGGCGCATTCCGCGTTGCGTGAGGTGCAGAAGCTGCGCAGCGCGCTGATTCGTGAGCATGAGCGGCGGGTGCTTGCCGAGCAGTACCTGGAGGAGCTGACCGAGCGGACTGGCGAGGACACCGCGCGACGCGACGAGCCGGTGGAACGCGTTCCCGAAGTGGGCGGTCGTGAACCCGACACCGCCGCTGCGGAGAACGCCGCGGCCCTCACCTGGCGGGAACGGGCCAAGCGTTTCGCCAAGACTGTGCTCCCTCCCGGATCCCGTGGACGTATTGCGGCGCTGGGCGCGCTCCACCTGTACCGCGAAGGGCGGACCGTGCTGCGGAGCCTCCGGCAGGTCGCGGCGGAAGCGGGATTTGCCCGGCCGCCGAGTTATTCGCGGTGGTACCGATATCACGACGCGACACCGCATCACCTGAGACTCCAGCGGCGTGCGTCCGAGCGCGCGACGATGCCGCCGACGTTTCTCGTCTGCGTCCTGGCCGACACCGCCGACCGCCAGCCGATCGCAACGACCATTGCGAGCATTCGCAGTCAATCCTGGCAGCACGCGAAGCTGGTCATTTGCGCTGCGGAACCGATCGCGCGTGCGCTCCAGGGGGTTTTCTCTGACGTCGACGTCATCGGCGCGCCGACGGTCGCGGACGCCGTGATGCGGGCGGTGGATGGCAGCGACCGGGATTTTGTGCTGCTGCCGGACGCCGGGGACGTGCTTGCCGCGGACTGCCTCTATCGCGTGGCACAGGCGGCGTGGCGAAATCCCTTGCTTGACCTCACCTACTGGGACGACGACCAGCTCGGTGCCGACGGACGCCGGCATGACCCGCTCTTCCGCCCGTCCTGGTCGCCCGAGATGCTCTTCAGCGTCAACTATCTCGCCCAGTCCTTCGCCGTCCGGCGCCGGCGGATCCGTGCCATTGGGTCGCTCCACGGTGATTCCGCGGAGGTCATGCGCTGGGATCTCCTGCTGCGCGGCAATTTCACCGGCGAGCAGGTGGAACGACTCGCGCACGTCCTTGGGCACGTGCGTCGCCGTGTCTTCGGCGTGACTGAGGCCGGCCGGCAGGTTGTGCAGGCCGAACTGGCGCGTCGCGGTCTTCCGGCGGCTGCGGAACTCGATGCGCACGGCGTACGGCTGCGCTGGCAGCTTCCGGAGTGGCCGACGGTCAGCATCATCATCCCCACCCGGCACAACCGCCGACTGCTCTCCACTGTGCTCGACGGGCTGCGGGCCACGGATTATCCGTCGTTCGAGGTGAGAATCGTCGACAACGGCGGCTACTCAACGGAGAACGAGGCGTGGTACGCCGAACAGCTGCGCGGGCTGGACGCGCACGTCACGTGGTGGACCGAGGAGCCGTTCAACTACTCGCGGGTCAACAATGCCGGCGCCGCTGACGCCCGCGGTGACGTGCTGGTTTTTCTCAACGACGACATCGAACTGACCGATCCGTCCTGGCTGCGTGAACTCGTCGGATGGACCTCGGTGTCCGACATCGGGCTCGTCGGCCTGCAATTGCTTGACGGCAACGGACGCATCCAGCACGGCGGTGTCATCCTCGGTCTCGGCGGTTTCGCCGACCATCTCTTCCAGGGCATGGCGCCCGGCACCATGACGATGTTCGGCCACACCGGGTGGTATCGCAACCTCTTGTCGGTGACCGGGGCGTGTGTCGCGGTACGCCGTGAGGTGTTTCGCACGATCGGCGGCTTCGACGAACGGTTCATCCTCTGCGGCAGTGACGTCGCGTTGGGACTCGACCTCGTCGAAGCCGGTTACCGGAACATCTGCTCGCCGTACGGCGGGGTTCGGCATTTGGAGTCAGCCACCCGCGGCACCGACATTCCGCGGCAGGATTTCTTCACCAGCTACTGGCGCTACAACACGTGGCTCTTCGGTGGTGACCCGTACTTCTCACCGAATCTCTCGCTGTACAGCCGGGAGCCGCGGTTGCGGAATCCGTTCGATCCGCCGATTTTGAAGCGGGTGTCAGCGGTTCTCGGCCGTGAGCTTCGGGTGTTCCGGCAAAAGAGCGATGCATCCGAGGCGGCTGGACTCGCCGCGGTGTCCCGGGCGGACGACGTCGACGTCGCCGCGGTCCGCTCATTGCACGAGCGCAATCAGGGTCACATCGACGTCCGGACCATCAACTGGTACATCCCGGAAATTGATTCACCGTTTTACGGCGGCATCAACACCGCATTCCGGATGGCCGACTACCTCGCGCGTCGGCACGGAGTGCAGAACCGCTTTGTCGTGTGGGCAAAACCGGCTGAGGAGTTCATGCGCTCGGCACTTGCCGCTGCGTTTCCCACGCTGGCCGACTCCGAGATCGTATTCTTCGATGCGGTCGACAGCGGTGCCGCCGAGCAGATCCCACCTGCCGACGTCGCGATCGCCACGCTCTGGCTGACGGCGTACGCGGTCTTGCACGCGCGTAACGTGCGCCGGAAGTTCTACCTCGTGCAGGATTTCGAGCCGATGTTCTATCCCGCGGGCACGTTGTATGCCGTGGCCGAGGAGACGTACCGGTTCGGCTTGTACGGCCTGTGCAACACCGACAACCTTCGCCGCATGTATGTCGAGGAGTACGGCGGAAAGGCGATGGCGTTCACTCCGGCGGTGGATCCGGCGGTCTTCCACGCCGTCGGGCGGTCCTGGCGGAGTGAGGACGATCCGGTGACCGTGTTCGTCTACGCCCGTCCCGGTCACTGGCGCAATTGCTGGGAAGTCGCGTCGCTCGCGTTGCGGGAGTTGAAGAACCGGCTGGGTGACCGGGTGCGCATCGTCACCGCTGGATCGTGGGCCATCGACCCGGCTGCCGCCGACAGCATGCAGCAGCTCGGTCTGCTGAGCTATAAGGGCACCGGGAATCTCTACCGCACCTGCGATGTCGGGCTGGCGCTGACGGTCTCCAAGCATCCGTCGTACCTGCCGCTGGAGCTGATGGCCTGCGGCGTTCCGGTGGTCGCCTTCGATAATCCCTGGGGGTACTGGATTCTTCGCGACGGCGAGAATGCGCTGCTCGCCCGGCGTACCGTCGATGGTCTGGCGGATGCGCTCGAGCGGCTCTGCACCGACCATTTGCTGCGCGAGAAGCTCGCGCAGAATGCCCTGGCGACCATCGCCGAGGGGTATACGAACTGGGATCACGCGTTTCGCGACATCTACCGGTATCTGTGCGATCCGGAGGCCGGGTCGGCCTGA
- a CDS encoding glycosyltransferase family 4 protein yields the protein MPSVHVTLDATPLLGIRTGVGHYVAQLAAALAARDDVRLTLTAFTWRGRLNRLPDLPPGAAVRARRAPARALRLAWRLSNLPPVERICGRADVFHGTNFVLPPARSAAGVVTIHDLAFLLYPDTVDAKSREYRVLVPRALQRARVVVVPSRAIADDLTAAYGFPRDRVVVTPLGVDAAWFTATPPGRELRERYRIPARYVLFIGTLEPRKNLPVLLQAHRLARAGNPQVPPLVVVGAAGWGDVPVDTADDGSVVRTGYLPHDVVRSLTAGAAAVVIPSRYEGFGLPALEAFACGTPVVASDIPALREVTGGLARYVPVSDAEALAEALCAISDDAADDAGRSARRTWAATFTWDRCADLTVAAYRQACAG from the coding sequence ATGCCGAGCGTGCATGTCACGCTGGACGCCACCCCGCTGCTCGGCATCCGCACCGGCGTCGGGCATTACGTCGCTCAGCTCGCCGCCGCCCTCGCCGCGCGGGACGACGTCCGCCTCACCCTCACCGCCTTCACCTGGCGGGGCCGGCTGAACCGCCTGCCTGACCTGCCGCCGGGAGCTGCCGTGCGCGCGCGCCGGGCACCGGCCCGAGCGCTCCGCCTCGCGTGGCGGCTCAGCAATCTTCCACCAGTCGAACGGATCTGCGGGCGGGCCGACGTCTTCCACGGCACCAACTTCGTGCTGCCGCCGGCCCGGTCCGCCGCCGGAGTCGTCACCATTCACGACCTGGCCTTCCTCCTGTATCCCGACACCGTCGACGCGAAGTCGCGGGAGTACCGGGTGCTCGTCCCGCGCGCCCTGCAACGCGCCCGGGTGGTCGTCGTCCCCTCGCGGGCGATCGCCGACGACCTCACGGCCGCCTATGGGTTTCCGCGTGACCGCGTGGTGGTCACGCCGCTCGGGGTGGACGCCGCGTGGTTCACCGCGACCCCGCCGGGCCGCGAACTGCGGGAGCGTTACCGGATCCCGGCTAGATATGTGCTCTTCATCGGCACCCTTGAACCCCGCAAAAATCTGCCCGTCCTCCTCCAGGCGCACCGGCTCGCCCGGGCCGGCAACCCGCAGGTGCCGCCGCTCGTCGTGGTCGGCGCCGCCGGGTGGGGTGACGTGCCGGTGGACACCGCCGACGACGGATCAGTGGTGCGCACCGGCTACCTGCCGCACGACGTCGTCCGCTCGCTGACCGCCGGTGCGGCTGCCGTGGTGATTCCGTCCCGGTACGAGGGTTTCGGACTGCCGGCGCTCGAGGCGTTCGCCTGCGGCACGCCGGTGGTGGCGAGCGACATCCCGGCGCTGCGCGAAGTCACCGGCGGGCTGGCCCGGTACGTCCCGGTCTCGGACGCCGAAGCGCTCGCGGAGGCGCTCTGCGCGATCTCGGACGACGCGGCTGACGACGCCGGCCGGTCCGCCCGGCGGACGTGGGCCGCGACCTTCACCTGGGACCGATGCGCCGACCTGACCGTCGCCGCCTACCGGCAGGCCTGCGCGGGCTGA
- a CDS encoding ABC transporter permease, with amino-acid sequence MAELWRYRGLIGNFASRELKSKYKHSVLGWAWSLINPAATLAIYTVVFSTIFRATPPPAHNGMTTYVVYLFIGLVAWNFFSNVVNGSMAALIGAGALLKKIYFPPYAPVLGTAASALVQTSIEFGVLLLVLVGVENVSWSLFLTPLVLALLLIFASGIGLLFALFNVFYRDISYLVGVVLQLIFYATPVIWAPQQLLGHAHGHLAVRVLAINPLYQFVEGFRDVLWTGTVPSASRWGWMILAAAISIGVGLTVFIRGSRDVSEEL; translated from the coding sequence GTGGCCGAGTTGTGGCGTTACCGCGGTTTGATCGGCAATTTCGCCAGCCGCGAGCTGAAATCGAAGTACAAGCACAGTGTGCTCGGCTGGGCCTGGTCGCTGATCAATCCTGCGGCGACGCTTGCGATCTATACCGTGGTTTTTTCGACGATATTCCGGGCGACGCCGCCTCCCGCGCACAACGGCATGACGACCTACGTCGTCTATCTGTTCATCGGCCTGGTCGCGTGGAACTTCTTCAGCAATGTGGTCAACGGCAGCATGGCGGCGCTGATCGGCGCCGGCGCGTTGCTCAAGAAGATTTACTTTCCGCCGTACGCACCGGTCCTCGGCACCGCGGCTTCGGCGCTGGTGCAGACGAGCATCGAGTTCGGCGTCCTGTTGCTCGTGCTCGTCGGCGTGGAGAACGTCTCCTGGTCGCTCTTCCTGACGCCGCTCGTCTTGGCGCTGCTGCTCATCTTCGCCTCGGGGATCGGTCTCCTCTTCGCGCTGTTCAACGTCTTTTACCGGGACATCAGCTACTTGGTCGGCGTGGTGTTGCAGCTCATTTTCTATGCGACACCGGTCATTTGGGCGCCGCAGCAGCTGCTCGGGCACGCGCACGGCCACCTCGCGGTGCGGGTACTTGCCATCAATCCGCTGTACCAATTCGTCGAGGGTTTCCGCGACGTGCTCTGGACCGGAACGGTTCCGTCAGCAAGCCGGTGGGGGTGGATGATTCTCGCCGCGGCGATCAGCATCGGTGTCGGGCTGACCGTGTTCATTCGCGGGTCGCGTGACGTGAGCGAGGAACTATGA